CGACTGGCGGTTATGCTGCAAATCTCGTGAAAGTTGTTGACGAAAATATTTATTGGTCGCCTGAATATCTCTCTACTACAACGAAGACAACAAATAGATCTTCTTTGCAGGGTAGCGGGATTGCAATGGCTCAAGCGGTCGGCGCACACGTTACGGGAATGGGGTTCACTCAATTAATGCCTATTTCTTGGATCGACAACGGTAATTTAGCTTTTGGAGGCGGAAATTATGCGTGCTGGATTAATCCTAACACGGGACACAGATTCGTTGATGAAGGCTCAGAGCGCGACGTTCTCTCACTTGCTGAATTTAAAAACGGTATGGACTACAAGGGCAGCAAAGGTGTTTTCTTAGAGTTTTACAATTCTGCGCAAAAAATGCCGGCTCCTACACAATTACCAGAAACAGGCGATTATCCCGGACGTTATTACAGGCGCAAAATTTCAGAGCTTCCCGAATTGTTCAAAGAATTAGGAGTCAAAGCTGATCCTAAAGTCGTTGAGCAGACAATCAGAGCTTATGACAAAGCAGTCATGACGGGCGGTGAATTTCCTGACGTGGGCAAAGCTATTGCATCGCGAACAATTGGAAATGTCGAGAAGAACCCCGACGGAAGTTACAAGATTGACAGCTACGATTTAGATAATACAGTTATGACGATAAGACTCATGGCACCGAGCACACATCACACAATGGGCGGACTAGTTGTTGACACTGGGCGGCACGTTTTGAATAGTGAAGGGCGTATAATTCCGGGACTTTACGCGGCTGGAGAAGTTACCGGCGGCATTCACGGAGGAAACAGACTCGGCGGAAATGCAATTGTAGAAATTTTTGTATCAGGAAGAACGGCAGCAAAGACTCTTAACGCCGAGAATCAATAATTTACAATTTTTGCGGGAGAATGGGATTATTTCCTGTCCTCCCGTTTTTTGTTGCTTGAAATTGCTTATTGACTAATACCCCCCCCCCGGTATAATTTACGCAAATAATAATAGAAAAGCGGCGATAATCTCATGGCAACAGTAAAATGGCAAAGTGTTTGTTCTTGCTGCGGTAAGGGCGGCTCTACAACATAAATAAACGAAAGTCAAGGTCAGCCCCGTTCTAATCCGTCAAGTATCGGCGGTAAATGTCCATCAAGTCCCGACGGAAAACACAAACCGAAATGGGTGAAGGTTTAATGGCTGATGAAAAATTAGATCCTAAGTATGCTAAAAATTATTCAGATGACAATTTCTGGGACAAAATTAAAGGCGTTCTCAAGTCTGCCGGGCGTGAAATAGTTTATAAAGCTCTTCAATTATATTACGTCATGAAGCGTCCTGAGTGTCCTGCTGCGATAAAAACGGCGATAGTTGCGGCGTTAGGTTATTTTATTCTGCCGTTGGATCTAGTGCCCGATTTTATTCCGGTTGTGGGCTTCACTGATGATTTAGCGGCGATTGGTGCAGCTCTCTTAATGTCCCAAATGTATGTAAACGATGAAGTCAAAGCACAGGCACGTGAAAGTCTTGATAATTTTTTCGGGGCTGGAACTTCTGTCGGGATTGATTAAAGGAGTGATATTTTTATGAGCAATTATACAGCGGTACTCGGCGAACTTGCGTCGGGGTCTGAACGAGGTAAGGGCGCAATCACTGAATCAGAATTTAACGAGAAAAAACGCGCTCTCATGGACAAAATTTAATTATGTTTACTTGCAAAAAATGCGGCTCCTGCTGTGAAATGATGAACTTCCTGCAAGCTCAAAATTTGCCGGAAATTTCACAAATAGCAGCTCAATTAAATAACGGTTCGGGAACTTGCAAATATTTTGACTCTGACTCTAGGCTCTGCAAAATCTATGACTCACGGCCAATAATCTGCAACAACAAAAAATTTTATGAAGAGAGACTAAAAAATGTCATGACACGTGAAGAATTTGACGAGATTTTATTTACATCATGCAATAAAGTTAGGAGCAGCCATCATGAAAGACTACGCGAAAATTAATTTTTTACGAGACAAGAAAGCAGCTCAGGACGAAGCAAATTATCTGAATCGCCTTATATCAGAAAATTTATATCCTGAAAAATTTATTATGCCTCTGACTCTGCAATTTGAGCTTACTTCACATTGTAACGTTCATTGCAAGCACTGTTATAACCGTTCGGGCGAGAATAATTTATCAGCTGACAGAATGACTCCCGAAAACTGGAAAATTTTTGCGCGTTATCTCGTCAAGCACGGGGGAATCTTTCAATGCGTCATTTCAGGGGGTGAGCCTCTTTTACTGGGTGATGACTTATTCGAGATAATGGACATTTTACACGATGACGGAACAATTTTTTTGCTGATCTCTAACGGTTTATTGATGACTCCCGAAAAAGTTAAATCATTCGCGAAATATCGTTATAAATGGCTGCAAATTTCAATTGACGGCGCGACTCGTGAACGTCATGACTCATTCAGGCAGAAAAACGGCAGCTTTGACGCGGCAATAAAAGCGGTTTTCATGCTCTCAAGTGCGGGGATTCCTGTAATGATTGCGCACTCTGTAACGCCCGAAAATTTATGTGAACTCGATAAAATGTGCTCGCTTGCTTATGAGTTAGGGGCGGCAGGTATAATTTTAGGCGAGATAATGCCCAGCGGACGAACTTTTTTGAATCAGGAAATATTATTAAATCACGAGCAGAGAAATATTTTATACGAGAAAATTAACGAGAATGCAGCCAAATTTTCCGGAAAAATGCAGGTACAAAGGAGTTCAGGCACAAAGATTCAATTAATGCGCGCACAAAATTCACCAGTAACAGGAGCAATTATCAGACCGGACGGAAATATAAGACTCGATTGCGTTGCTCCGTTTGTTATTGGGAATGTGTTAGATGAAGATTTTTGCGAAATTTGGCAGAGTAAAGCCCCTGACATTTGGAAGAGGCCGGAAATTGTTAATTATATTGACTCATGGGACGACATCGACGAAATCAATCACGGAATCAAGAATTATTTTGACTCTGACGTGATACTATAAAGGAGGAAATTTTTACATGAAGCAATATTCTAAACCTGAAATAATAAGCAGCTCCAAGCCCGTTTTTGCGTTCCCTGCTGTAGGTCTTGCGTTAATAGGCGGTTATGCGGCTGGAAAGGCAGTAACAAAAATTTTTGAGGCGAGTATGTCAGCTCGTGAAAATTTGCTTGAACTCGAACCCGTTATATCATGAATGCTGCTTATAATATGCTGAAAAATTTTATTCCCGTTCGTAATGCCATGAAAGTTAGGGAGGACGGAAATTTTTTAATCGCTGCTAACAACGAGAAAGAAATTTTTTATCTCAACTCGACGGCGCGGGACTTCTGGGAATTTATCGACGGAAATATAAGCGTTGACTCAATCTGCGAAAAATTTTTATGCGAATACGATATTAACCGCGACTCACTTGAGAATGATTTAGTGAATCTTTTGCGCGACTTACAATGGAAAAAATTAATTAGAATCAAAATAGGAGGTGATTTGTCATGAAAGAATATATAACGCCGTCAATAACATCAAGTAATACAGGAAAATTTGCGTTTCCTGCAATTATAGCGGGGTTAAGCATTGCTGAGGCATTTGCATTAGGAGCGGCTGCGGCTATTAAGGGCGATAAAAGCGTTTCTGTTGACATGCCTTCAGGACTCGAACCGATATACGCGTGTTAATTTTTTTGCGGGAGTGCGGGATTTGTTCTCGTTCTCCCATTTTTATTAATGAAGGTAAAATATATTATAATTTCTCTTATTATCACAATAGGAGGTTATTACGCTGGTACATAGAGTTTATACAGAACGCAAAGACTCAGGCAATATCGAGTCATTAACGCTCTTGAACGAGATAAAAAATTTCCCCGGCAATGAAAATCTATCACGAGTCAGAATCTTAAACCGTTATGATATTCAGGGCTTGAGCGATAAAGAATTAGACTCCTGCAAATATTTAATTTTCGCTGAACCTTTCACAGATAACATTTTGCAAGTTTTACCCGATGACGCAAATAAAATTTTTGCCGTAGAATATTTACCCGGACAATATGACCAGAGAGCCGACGCTGCCGAACAATGTGCAGGACTTTTACTCGGTTTCAGGCCAGTTATCAAGACTGCAAGAATCTATTTATTTTACGGAGATATAAACAATTTTGACGCGATAAAAAAAATTTTAATCAACCCCGTTGAATCTCGTGAAGCACAGTTAAACGAGTATGAATCGCTTGATTTAAATTATTCCCGCCCCGATGACGTGAAAATTATTGACAATTTATCAAGCCTTCAGGGTTTAGCTATGAGTCATGAAGATTTAGAGTGCTGCAAGAAATATTTTGACTCAGAAAAACGCAGGCCTACATCAACAGAAATAAAAGTTTTAGACACTTACTGGTCAGACCATTGCAGGCACACAACTTTTTTGACGCAAATTAATCATGCAGAAATTTTTGACTCGCGGGTTGCAGACTCTTACGCAAAATATTTAGAAATTAGACGCGCATTAAATTATTCTCCCGATAAAGCCATAACTTTAATGGACATTGCAACTATCGGCGCAAAATATTTGAAATCTCGCGGGTTACTGCCTGACTTGGCAGACTCAGAAGAAAATAACGCCTGCACAGTGAAAATAAATATTAACGGCGAGTCATGGCTTTTACTCTTCAAGAACGAGACTCACAATCACCCTACAGAAATAGAGCCTTTTGGAGGTGCTGCAACGTGTATCGGCGGTGCAATTAGAGACCCTTTATCAGGACGCGCATATGTCTATCAAGCAATGAGAATCACCGGAGCTGCTGACCCGTTTAAATCGACTTGGCCCGGAAAATTATCACAACGCGCAATCATCACAAAAGCTGCAGCAGGTTACAGTTCATACGGGAATCAGATCGGAATACCGACGGGACTTGTTGATGAAATTTATCATGAAGGCTATAGAGCTAAAAGACTTGAGGTCGGCGCGGTTCTTGCTTCTGTTCCGGAAAAAAATATCATTCGTGAACGTCCAGAGGCAGGAGATTATATTTTGTTGCTGGGCGGTAAGACTGGTCGTGATGGCATAGGCGGTGCAACAGGTTCGAGCGTTTCACATAATGCAATATCGCTTGAAACTTGCGGAGCTGAAGTCCAAAAAGGTAACGCACCCGAAGAACGCAAATTGCAAAGGTTGTTCAGGAATCCGGAATTTACGAGACTCATAAAACGCTGCAACGATTTCGGCGCAGGAGGAGTAAGCGTCGCAGTAGGTGAACTCGCAGAAGGTCTCGAAATAAATTTAGACTCAGTTCCGCTGAAATATGCAGGTCTTGACGGTACAGAAATTGCAGTCAGCGAGTCTCAAGAACGTATGGCCGTCGTTGTGAGTGCAGGCAATGTAGAACGCGTGAAAAATTTAGCTCTCTCCGAAGACGTTCAAGCAAGCATTATAGCTCGTGTAAATGATTCAGGACGTATGCGGATGACTTGGCGGGGACGTGAAATTGTTAATTTATCGCGGGATTTCATAAACTCAAGCGGTGCAAAACGTAATATAACCGTGAAAGTTAATGAGCCTCACAAAAAAATTTATGACTCTGACTCTAAATCATTCAGGGAGAAATTATTTGCGCTGTTAAAAGATTTAAACGTTTGTTCAAAGCAGGGACTCGCAGAAAGATTTGATTCAACTGTCGGAGCTCACTCGATTTTAATGCCGTTCGGTGGGAAATTCCAGAAAACGCCGGCTCAAGCAATGGCAGCAGAAATTTTCACGGGCTCGCAAATTTGTTCGTTGATGTCGTACGGCTTTGATCCGTTTATAAGCGAGTCATCACCTTTTGACGGTGCTTATTTGGCGGTGCTTGATTCACTCTGCAAGATTATAGCGTCAGGAGGAAATTTGACTCATTGCTGGCTGACTCTTCAGGAATATTTTGGCAAACCGGGCACTAATCCCGAAAAATGGGGGCTTCCATTTGCTGCACTGTTGGGAGCGTTGAAGGCTCAATTAGATTTTAACGTTGCTGCGATCGGCGGAAAAGATTCAATGAGCGGTTCATTTGTTGACGAGAACGGGAAAAATTACGATGTTCCCCCGACTTTGATTTCATTTGCGGTGTGTGCTGCTGACGTGAATAAAATTATTTCTCCGGAATTTAAGCGTGCAGGCTCGAACGTTTATATATTGACTCCTGATTATGATGATTCAGATTTGCCGGTTCCTGACTCGATCAAGAAAATTTTTGCGTTGATTCAAGAGCTTAATGGGTCAGGAAAAATTTTATCATGCTATGTTACGACTTTCGGGGGGATTCTTGCGGGAGTCTTCAAAATGTGTATCGGCAATAATTTAGGCTTTGAGTTCGAGAAAAATATTTTACTTGACGATAGACGCTGTAAATTCATAATCGAGCTTGCTGACGAGAATAATAATTTATCCAGACTTGGCCGCGTGATTGAGTCTCCTGAAATAATTTATAACGGCGAAAATGTCAGCTTAAACGAGGCCGACAAAGTTTATAAATCGACGCTTGAGTCAATTTTCCCGACCGAAATAAAAGATTCGTCAGCGATTCCGGAAACAGCAATAAATTCGAGTCTGCCAAAAGTTTTTTACTCACATGAAGCAATAGCAGCACCGAAATTTTTAATACCCGTTTTCGCCGGCACTAATTGCGAGTACGAGACAGCACAGGCAGTCAATAACGCAGGAGGGCGCGCAAAAATTTTTGTTGTGAAGACTCTAACTCCTGAGTTAATGCAGGAATCAGCGCACGATTTTGCGAAAGAATTACGAGACTCGCAGGCTTTAATCATTCCTGGTGGATTCTCTAACGGCGATGAACCCGACGGATCAGGGAAATTTATAGCTATTTTCTTGCGAAGTCCTGAAGTAAGAGAGAGTTTAACAAATTTGCTTGACGTTCGAGAAGGTTTAATCTGCGGGATCTGCAACGGATTTCAAGCGCTTGTCAAAACTGGTTTATTACCGTTTGGGA
The Synergistaceae bacterium DNA segment above includes these coding regions:
- a CDS encoding DUF1232 domain-containing protein, coding for MGEGLMADEKLDPKYAKNYSDDNFWDKIKGVLKSAGREIVYKALQLYYVMKRPECPAAIKTAIVAALGYFILPLDLVPDFIPVVGFTDDLAAIGAALLMSQMYVNDEVKAQARESLDNFFGAGTSVGID
- a CDS encoding YkgJ family cysteine cluster protein, whose product is MMNFLQAQNLPEISQIAAQLNNGSGTCKYFDSDSRLCKIYDSRPIICNNKKFYEERLKNVMTREEFDEILFTSCNKVRSSHHERLREN
- a CDS encoding radical SAM protein; translated protein: MKDYAKINFLRDKKAAQDEANYLNRLISENLYPEKFIMPLTLQFELTSHCNVHCKHCYNRSGENNLSADRMTPENWKIFARYLVKHGGIFQCVISGGEPLLLGDDLFEIMDILHDDGTIFLLISNGLLMTPEKVKSFAKYRYKWLQISIDGATRERHDSFRQKNGSFDAAIKAVFMLSSAGIPVMIAHSVTPENLCELDKMCSLAYELGAAGIILGEIMPSGRTFLNQEILLNHEQRNILYEKINENAAKFSGKMQVQRSSGTKIQLMRAQNSPVTGAIIRPDGNIRLDCVAPFVIGNVLDEDFCEIWQSKAPDIWKRPEIVNYIDSWDDIDEINHGIKNYFDSDVIL
- a CDS encoding PqqD family protein, translated to MNAAYNMLKNFIPVRNAMKVREDGNFLIAANNEKEIFYLNSTARDFWEFIDGNISVDSICEKFLCEYDINRDSLENDLVNLLRDLQWKKLIRIKIGGDLS
- a CDS encoding phosphoribosylformylglycinamidine synthase, translating into MTLVHRVYTERKDSGNIESLTLLNEIKNFPGNENLSRVRILNRYDIQGLSDKELDSCKYLIFAEPFTDNILQVLPDDANKIFAVEYLPGQYDQRADAAEQCAGLLLGFRPVIKTARIYLFYGDINNFDAIKKILINPVESREAQLNEYESLDLNYSRPDDVKIIDNLSSLQGLAMSHEDLECCKKYFDSEKRRPTSTEIKVLDTYWSDHCRHTTFLTQINHAEIFDSRVADSYAKYLEIRRALNYSPDKAITLMDIATIGAKYLKSRGLLPDLADSEENNACTVKININGESWLLLFKNETHNHPTEIEPFGGAATCIGGAIRDPLSGRAYVYQAMRITGAADPFKSTWPGKLSQRAIITKAAAGYSSYGNQIGIPTGLVDEIYHEGYRAKRLEVGAVLASVPEKNIIRERPEAGDYILLLGGKTGRDGIGGATGSSVSHNAISLETCGAEVQKGNAPEERKLQRLFRNPEFTRLIKRCNDFGAGGVSVAVGELAEGLEINLDSVPLKYAGLDGTEIAVSESQERMAVVVSAGNVERVKNLALSEDVQASIIARVNDSGRMRMTWRGREIVNLSRDFINSSGAKRNITVKVNEPHKKIYDSDSKSFREKLFALLKDLNVCSKQGLAERFDSTVGAHSILMPFGGKFQKTPAQAMAAEIFTGSQICSLMSYGFDPFISESSPFDGAYLAVLDSLCKIIASGGNLTHCWLTLQEYFGKPGTNPEKWGLPFAALLGALKAQLDFNVAAIGGKDSMSGSFVDENGKNYDVPPTLISFAVCAADVNKIISPEFKRAGSNVYILTPDYDDSDLPVPDSIKKIFALIQELNGSGKILSCYVTTFGGILAGVFKMCIGNNLGFEFEKNILLDDRRCKFIIELADENNNLSRLGRVIESPEIIYNGENVSLNEADKVYKSTLESIFPTEIKDSSAIPETAINSSLPKVFYSHEAIAAPKFLIPVFAGTNCEYETAQAVNNAGGRAKIFVVKTLTPELMQESAHDFAKELRDSQALIIPGGFSNGDEPDGSGKFIAIFLRSPEVRESLTNLLDVREGLICGICNGFQALVKTGLLPFGKFTNPENLSATLTFNKIGRHQSRIIRSRVIANHSPWLRKNKAGEVYSMPISHGEGRFICDEEIYKSLMKSGQVASQYVDMNNKPSMMTQFNPAGSSYAIECITSPDGRILGRMGHVERFGASLYKNVAGNYDTKIFESACEYFRKI